From one Amaranthus tricolor cultivar Red isolate AtriRed21 chromosome 17, ASM2621246v1, whole genome shotgun sequence genomic stretch:
- the LOC130804411 gene encoding probable leucine-rich repeat receptor-like protein kinase At5g63930 gives MMGRLFLITQFSYYKVLMIIYLVHSLFCDEARCLNLEGQYLLDVKSRVVDDFNNLGDWNPMDSTPCGWIGVSCGNDNINPVVKSLDLSRMNLSGSISPSIGGLAHLIHLDLSFNGFFGSIPKEIGNCSNLQSLSLRNNHLIGPFPQELGKLSALTYMNICNNMLSGPFPNVLGNLSSLLEFVAYTNRFSGSLPRSLGKLKKLRKFRVGQNNISGSIPAEIGGCESLELFGLAQNHLSGNIPKELSLLGNLSELVLWDNQLSGTIPRELANCSNLRILALYQNALVGEIPKEIMTLKSLTKLYLYRNSLNGTIPREIGNLSVGLEVDFSENLLTGEIPTEFGNMEGLELLHLFENQLRGVIPVELTKLKNLTRLDLSINYLTGTIPVGFQYLSQLQMLQLFNNSLVGTIPPELGLRSPLWVLDVSSNDLTGRIPQNLCKNSNLILLNVGSNRLTGNIPTDIISCTPLVQLRLYDNRLTGSFPSEVCRLVNLTSVELGRNDFSGPIPSEIGNCKKLQRLLLSRNHFTSTLPAEIGQLSELVAFNVSSNSFSGSIPSHIFKCSLLQRLDLSRNNFIGLLPDEIGSLTHLELLKLSDNSLSGRIPAVLGNLSRLTELQMGGNLFSGQIPPELGRLSSLQIALNLSYNNLSGKIPSELGNLALLEYLYLNNNQLSGQIPSSLQKLSSLLGCNFSYNDLNGPIPSLPVFEGASVSSFAGNKDLCGGPLGVCSNTGSPLSLPDNSGKKTLRVGKIAAIISAVVGGVSLFFIVVILYLMTRPVDIVTPLHEIEKSVSDVGSNIYFFPKEGFSFEDLVTATDDFNEEFAIGRGACGTVYKAVMSSGLTFAVKKLCSNKEDESINESFRTEISTLGKIRHRNIVKLHGFYFHEGSNFLLYEFMPRGSLGELLHGQSYSYNLDWQTRFLIAFGAAQALSYLHHDCKPSIIHRDIKSNNILLDDNFESHVGDFGLAKVVDMPYSKSVSAIAGSYGYIAPEYAYTMKVTEKCDIYSYGVVMLELLTGKTPVQPLDDGGDLVSWVRNYINNNSICSGIFDTRLNLEDENIVAHMKMVLKIALLCTSMSPHDRPSMRAVVSMLIDSNHQHGHYNLFPTRDVSYKDDQTSS, from the exons atgatgGGTAGACTTTTTTTAATAACACAATTTTCATATTACAAAGTTTTGATGATAATTTATCTTGTACATAGCCTTTTTTGTGATGAAGCAAGATGCCTTAATTTGGAGGGTCAATACCTTTTAGATGTGAAGAGTAGAGTGGTAGATGATTTTAATAATTTGGGTGATTGGAATCCTATGGACTCAACCCCTTGTGGATGGATTGGTGTAAGTTGTGGTAATGATAATATTAACCCAGTTGTAAAGTCTCTTGATTTAAGCAGAATGAATCTATCTGGATCTATTTCTCCTAGTATTGGTGGATTagctcatttaattcatcttgatCTTTCCTTTAATGGGTTTTTTGGAAGTATTCCTAAAGAGATTGGAAATTGCTCCAACCTTCAATCTCTTTCTTTACGAAACAATCATCTTATAGGCCCTTTCCCTCAAGAGTTGGGCAAACTTTCAGCCTTGACTTATATGAATATATGCAATAATATGCTATCTGGACCTTTTCCTAATGTGCTTGGGAATCTGTCATCTTTGCTGGAGTTTGTGGCATACACGAATCGTTTCAGTGGTTCGCTGCCTCGTTCGTTAGGGAAGCTTAAGAAGTTGAGAAAGTTTAGAGTGGGCCAGAATAACATCTCAGGTAGCATACCTGCAGAGATAGGTGGATGTGAGAGCTTGGAATTGTTTGGTTTAGCTCAGAATCATCTAAGTGGAAACATCCCTAAAGAGCTGAGTTTGTTGGGTAACTTGAGTGAGTTGGTTTTGTGGGATAATCAGCTTTCAGGGACGATTCCAAGGGAGCTAGCAAATTGCTCGAATTTGCGAATTCTTGCACTCTATCAGAATGCTCTTGTGGGTGAAATTCCAAAGGAAATTATGACCCTTAAATCCCTCACGAAGTTGTACCTGTATAGAAATTCTCTCAACGGCACAATCCCAAGAGAGATCGGTAATCTTTCTGTAGGATTAGAAGTTGATTTTTCGGAAAACTTGTTGACCGGAGAAATTCCTACCGAGTTTGGTAATATGGAGGGGTTGGAATTGCTTCATCTTTTTGAGAACCAGCTAAGAGGTGTGATCCCGGTAGAGCTTACGAAGTTGAAGAATCTGACTAGACTCGATCTGTCGATAAATTATCTGACGGGTACAATTCCTGTTGGGTTTCAGTATTTGAGTCAGCTTCAGATGTTACAGCTGTTCAACAATTCACTGGTTGGTACAATTCCACCAGAACTTGGGTTACGTAGTCCCTTATGGGTCCTTGATGTCTCTTCCAATGATCTCACTGGAAGAATTCCACAGAATCTTTGCAAAAACTCTAACCTGATTTTGTTAAATGTGGGTTCAAACAGGCTTACTGGAAATATCCCAACTGACATAATCAGCTGCACTCCACTAGTGCAGCTTCGGCTGTATGATAACCGTCTCACAGGAAGCTTTCCATCTGAAGTATGCCGGTTGGTGAACCTTACTTCTGTTGAATTGGGAAGAAATGATTTCAGTGGCCCTATTCCGTCTGAAATTGGAAACTGTAAGAAGCTACAGAGGCTTCTCCTGTCACGCAACCACTTCACGTCCACTTTGCCTGCAGAAATCGGCCAACTTTCAGAGTTGGTGGCCTTTAATGTCTCGTCCAACTCATTTAGCGGGTCTATACCATCTCATATCTTCAAATGCAGCTTGCTACAAAGGCTCGATCTCAGCAGGAACAATTTTATCGGCCTCTTGCCTGATGAGATCGGATCTCTTACTCATTTGGAGCTTCTAAAGCTCTCTGACAACAGCCTTTCTGGGAGAATACCTGCAGTTCTAGGCAACCTATCTCGTTTAACCGAGTTGCAGATGGGTGGAAACTTGTTTTCGGGACAAATCCCTCCCGAATTGGGTAGGTTATCAAGCCTTCAAATCGCTTTAAATCTTAGTTACAACAATCTATCAGGGAAAATTCCCTCTGAGCTCGGAAATCTTGCATTATTAGAGTACCTTTACCTTAACAACAACCAGTTGTCAGGCCAAATTCCTAGTTCATTGCAGAAACTATCAAGCTTACTAGGATGCAACTTCTCTTACAATGACCTGAATGGTCCTATACCATCCTTGCCCGTGTTTGAAGGAGCTTCTGTTTCCAGTTTTGCCGGTAACAAGGATCTGTGCGGTGGACCCCTTGGCGTTTGCAGCAATACTGGCTCTCCCCTCTCTCTTCCAGATAACTCGGGAAAGAAGACTCTCCGCGTTGGTAAAATTGCTGCTATAATTTCAGCTGTTGTTGGTGGTGTTTCTCTATTCTTCATTGTTGTGATATTATACTTAATGACTCGTCCTGTCGATATTGTTACGCCACTGCATGAGATCGAAAAGTCAGTGAGTGATGTGGGTTCAAATATTTACTTCTTCCCAAAGGAAGGATTTAGTTTTGAAGACCTTGTTACTGCCACTGATGATTTTAATGAAGAATTTGCGATTGGTAGAGGAGCTTGTGGAACCGTTTACAAAGCAGTAATGTCATCCGGCTTAACATTTGCTGTAAAAAAGCTTTGTTCTAATAAGGAAGATGAAAGCATCAATGAGAGTTTTAGGACTGAAATTTCAACATTAGGGAAAATAAGGCATCGTAACATAGTGAAGTTGCATGGGTTTTACTTTCATGAAGGTTCCAATTTCCTTCTTTATGAGTTCATGCCAAGGGGTAGTCTTGGGGAACTCCTTCATGGGCAATCCTATTCCTATAATCTCGACTGGCAAACTCGATTTCTCATTGCTTTCGGGGCTGCTCAAGCTCTCTCTTATTTGCACCATGATTGTAAACCTTCAATAATACATCGCGACATTAAGTCCAATAACATACTCCTCGACGACAATTTTGAGTCTCATGTTGGAGATTTTGGGTTGGCTAAAGTAGTTGACATGCCTTATTCCAAGTCTGTCTCCGCAATTGCTGGATCATATGGATACATTGCCCCTG AATACGCATACACCATGAAAGTGACAGAAAAATGTGACATATACAGCTACGGGGTGGTGATGCTAGAGCTATTAACAGGAAAAACGCCAGTTCAACCATTAGATGATGGAGGTGATCTTGTTTCATGGGTCAGAAACTACATCAACAACAACTCGATATGTAGTGGTATATTCGACACTCGATTAAACTTAGAAGATGAAAATATTGTTGCACATATGAAAATGGTGTTAAAGATAGCATTGTTGTGTACAAGTATGTCTCCTCATGATCGTCCATCCATGAGAGCTGTTGTGTCAATGCTCATTGACTCTAATCACCAACACGGACACTATAATCTCTTCCCAACTAGAGATGTAAGCTATAAAGATGATCAAACATCTTCCTAA
- the LOC130804164 gene encoding uncharacterized protein LOC130804164, producing the protein MKVCDSFNQVCSNVLMMEEFPNASLAYRLLLQEERHHTISKLTTSIVEPVAFSVDRNSHERLYNHTNTSYGQKHYKGSHVTGNKRSNNTYYCDHCHMTGHTIDRCYKLHGYLNKHKYHNTKRIAAFANDTGSMEKEDIKHTGLTVDQFTHLCALLGKKEPPQDTTLLESLDIPSTANIAGLFNDKIHASW; encoded by the exons ATGAAGGTTTGTGACTCTTTCAATCAAGTATGTAGTAATGTTTTGATGATGGAGGAATTTCCTAATGCTTCTTTGGCATATAGGCTCTTGTTACAGGAAGAGAGACATCACACCATAAGTAAACTCACCACTAGTATTGTTGAACCAGTTGCTTTTTCAGTTGACAGAAACTCTCATGAAAGGTTGTATAATCACACTAATACTAGCTATGGTCAGAAACACTACAAAGGCTCTCATGTCACTGGCAATAAGAGGTCTAACAACACATACTATTGTGATCATTGTCACATGACTGGCCATACCATAGACCGCTGCTACAAGCTTCATGGTTATCTCAACAAACACAAGTATCATAATACCAAAAGAATTGCTGCATTTGCTAATGATACTGGTTCTATGGAGAAAGAAGATATAAAGCATACTGGTCTTACTGTTGATCAGTTTACTCACCTTTGTGCTTTACTTGGTAAAAAAGAACCACCTCAAGATACCACTCTTCTAGAATCCCTTGACATTCCAAGCACCGCCAATATAGCAG GGCTCTTCAATGACAAGATCCATGCCTCTTGGTAA
- the LOC130803623 gene encoding uncharacterized protein LOC130803623 isoform X1 gives MASNPNPNSSARSMANTQQQLHPISSQQLPISHHNRPPHFHPYQHTNTIKQQPGVFPIQTQVGKVSDPIRYPLASSGRGLLPTQKGFPPQLPHQGANFGSCPPMHTSLAANSAFLHPSLSHTHMSLASISAAATATATGVPFNNNTSSKVGSSPCATPDLNAPKDLKDKNADDKLITIRDRKVRISDGVSLYALCRSWLRNGYLEEIQPQYGDGFRSLPKPLPLSLPDSFSPKRKESDEDTEDDEKIVENLSAKELLKMHVKRAKRVRARLREERLQRIQRYKGRLALLLPSNGAVQE, from the exons ATGGCGtctaaccctaaccctaactctTCTGCTCGATCCATGGCAAACACCCAGCAGCAATTACACCCAATTTCCTCCCAACAACTTCCGATTTCCCACCATAATAGACCACCACACTTTCACCCTTACCAACACACCAATACCATCAAGCAGCAACCTGGagtatttccaattcaaacCCAAGTGGGTAAAGTTTCTGATCCGATTCGGTACCCGCTAGCGTCTTCCGGGCGTGGATTGCTTCCGACCCAAAAAGGGTTTCCTCCTCAATTGCCCCATCAGGGGGCTAATTTTGGTTCTTGCCCCCCAATGCATACTTCACTTGCTGCTAATTCTGCATTTTTGCATCCTTCCCTGTCTCATACTCATATGTCACTTGCATCTATCTCTGCTGCTGCTACTGCTACTGCTACAGGCGTTCCCTTCAATAATAACACTTCTTCTAAG GTTGGTTCATCTCCCTGTGCTACTCCTGACTTAAATGCCCCTAAAGATCTAAA GGACAAAAATGCAGATGATAAACTAATCACTATTAGAGATCGAAAG GTGAGGATATCGGATGGGGTTTCATTATATGCTCTCTGTAGGTCGTGGTTAAGGAATGGATATCTCGAAGAAATTCAA CCACAATATGGTGATGGTTTTAGGTCTCTTCCAAAACCACTACCTTTATCTCTACCTGATTCTTTCTCACCCAAGAGAAAGGAAAGTGATGAAGACACTGAAGATGATGAG AAAATTGTCGAGAATTTAAGTGCTAAAGAACTGCTGAAGATGCATGTTAAGCGAGCTAAGAGAGTTCGAGCAAG ATTGAGGGAAGAGAGACTACAACGAATTCAAAGATATAAAGGAAGACTTGCTCTTCTTCTACCTTCTAATGGAGCAGTGCAAGAATGA
- the LOC130803623 gene encoding uncharacterized protein LOC130803623 isoform X2 yields MASNPNPNSSARSMANTQQQLHPISSQQLPISHHNRPPHFHPYQHTNTIKQQPGVFPIQTQVGKVSDPIRYPLASSGRGLLPTQKGFPPQLPHQGANFGSCPPMHTSLAANSAFLHPSLSHTHMSLASISAAATATATGVPFNNNTSSKVGSSPCATPDLNAPKDLKDKNADDKLITIRDRKGSVSIIRRVLGPLWLGPCAKMSSLDTYDQASGKGARWPGRQNVVDHYLWCSEGCSSDLLGSRVPSGLELGLCLSYFCSHALGLEASYKLSHAFDS; encoded by the exons ATGGCGtctaaccctaaccctaactctTCTGCTCGATCCATGGCAAACACCCAGCAGCAATTACACCCAATTTCCTCCCAACAACTTCCGATTTCCCACCATAATAGACCACCACACTTTCACCCTTACCAACACACCAATACCATCAAGCAGCAACCTGGagtatttccaattcaaacCCAAGTGGGTAAAGTTTCTGATCCGATTCGGTACCCGCTAGCGTCTTCCGGGCGTGGATTGCTTCCGACCCAAAAAGGGTTTCCTCCTCAATTGCCCCATCAGGGGGCTAATTTTGGTTCTTGCCCCCCAATGCATACTTCACTTGCTGCTAATTCTGCATTTTTGCATCCTTCCCTGTCTCATACTCATATGTCACTTGCATCTATCTCTGCTGCTGCTACTGCTACTGCTACAGGCGTTCCCTTCAATAATAACACTTCTTCTAAG GTTGGTTCATCTCCCTGTGCTACTCCTGACTTAAATGCCCCTAAAGATCTAAA GGACAAAAATGCAGATGATAAACTAATCACTATTAGAGATCGAAAG GGATCTGTGAGTATCATCAGGAGAGTCCTgggacctttatggctaggtcCGTGTGCAAAGATGTCATCTCTAGACACGTATGATCAGGCTTCAGGCAAgggtgcaaggtggcctggtcgtcAGAATGTTGTCGATCATTATCTTTGGTGTTCTGAAGGCTGTTCGAGTGATTTGCTGGGTTCTCGTGTTCCTTCTGGGCTGGAGCTTGGTCTTTGCTTGTCTTATTTTTGTTCTCATGCTCTTGGATTGGAGGCTTCATATAAGCTGAGTCATGCCTTTGACTCTTAG